One Lepisosteus oculatus isolate fLepOcu1 chromosome 13, fLepOcu1.hap2, whole genome shotgun sequence genomic region harbors:
- the LOC138242246 gene encoding extracellular calcium-sensing receptor-like, producing the protein MTHLEFVPRNPETTSTNPHRLPKHITASTQQLSIQFDISSRTPGKLEYNAVSVQQHVSEHSGLKACCFQCFSKPEDLTPSPPVHLVFTLKVPLCKLQNKFELNSLYKPGDILFGGVFEVHLSVTYPELPFTLKPDQLRCGRFSLSAFQKAQSMAFAIEEINRDPALLPNITLGYRLYDNCVNLAVALRAAAALISGEEDSFTDYGCTGTPPVLAIVGDPGSTNSIAVSRILGLFRVPMISYYATCACLSNRKKFPSFFRTIPSDAFQVKAMVQIIRHYGWTWVGVIASSDDYGQSAVKSFTEQIAHFGCISFSETLPSVNSKARILEIVKTIRRSTARVIVVFSPGAHFIPVVEEIRQFWENIFDCKFQAKSNDLESNKICSGTEDIKSTKTSYSDVSELRASYNVYKAVYALAHSLHNLMSCEAGKGPFQNNSCADITTVQPWQLLHYLARVNFTTHYGDRVSFDENGDALAIYDVMNWQRADDGSVKTVTIGLFDESAPAGQELTLNEDRIFWNFDSNKPPRSVCSESCQPGTRKATRKGEPLCCFDCVPCAEGEVSNHTDTIECFKCPPDFWPNPSREQCVLKEIEFLSYEEPLGISLTSVSVFGGCISTAVLAVFIYYRSTPIVRANNSELSFLLLLSLILCFLCSLLFIGQPLHLTCMLRHVVFGISFVLCISCILVKTIVVIMAFRATLPDNNVMKWFGAAQQRGTVFVFTVIQALICIIWLNTAPPVPFKNTQYQNSKIIFECNVGSITGFSFLLGYIGLLASVCFLLAFLARNLPDNFNEAKFITFSMLIFCAVWIAFIPAYVSSPGKYSDAVEIFAILASSFGLLIAIFAPKCYIILLHPEKNTKKALMGRAGLK; encoded by the exons TCCATCTGGTCTTCACTTTAAAAGTGCCCCTTTGTAAGCTTCAAAACAAATTTGAGTTGAATAGTTTGTATAAACCTGGGGATATTCTTTTTGGAGGAGTATTTGAAGTACATTTATCAGTAACATATCCTGAACTACCTTTCACTTTGAAACCAGACCAGCTGAGATGTGGGAG ATTCTCTTTATCAGCATTTCAGAAGGCACAGAGCATGGCTTTTGCTATTGAGGAAATAAACAGAGACCCTGCTCTTCTCCCTAACATCACACTGGGATACAGGCTGTATGACAACTGTGTGAACCTGGCAGTGGCTCtgagagcagcagcagctctgATCAGCGGAGAGGAGGACTCCTTTACTGACTACGGCTGTACAGGGACTCCCCCTGTCTTAGCCATTGTTGGGGATCCTGGCTCAACAAACTCTATTGCCGTATCAAGAATACTAGGCCTCTTTAGGGTCCCAATG ATCAGCTATTATGCTACTTGTGCTTGCCTGAGCAACAGAAAAAAGTTCCCTTCATTCTTCAGGACAATTCCAAGTGATGCCTTTCAAGTCAAAGCCATGGTTCAAATTATCAGGCATTATGGATGGACCTGGGTTGGTGTCATAGCAAGCAGTGATGACTACGGTCAGAGTGCTGTCAAGAGCTTCACTGAGCAGATAGCTCACTTTGGCTGTATTTCCTTCTCAGAAACCCTCCCAAGTGTGAATTCAAAAGCCAGAATACTTGAAATTGTGAAAACTATTAGACGATCCACAGCAAGGGTTATAGTTGTATTCTCCCCTGGAGCACATTTTATTCCTGTGGTTGAAGAGA TCAGACAGTTTTGGGAAAACATATTTGACTGCAAATTTCAAGCAAAATCAAATGATCttgaaagtaataaaatatgttCAGGAACAGAAGATATTAAAAGCACCAAAACTTCTTACAGTGATGTGTCAGAACTGCGGGCTTCCTACAACGTGTATAAAGCAGTGTACGCCTTGGCACACTCCCTGCACAATCTGATGTCCTGTGAGGCTGGAAAAGGGCCCTTTCAGAATAACTCCTGTGCAGACATCACAACTGTGCAGCCCTGGCAG cTGCTGCACTACCTGGCGAGAGTGAACTTCACTACTCACTATGGAGACAGGGTGTCCTTCGATGAGAACGGAGATGCTCTTGCAATCTATGATGTGATGAACTGGCAGAGGGCCGATGACGGGTCTGTGAAAACAGTAACAATTGGTCTGTTTGATGAATCAGCTCCTGCTGGACAAGAGCTCACTCTGAATGAAGACAGAATCTTCTGGAACTTTGATTCTAACAAA CCCCCCAGGTCTGTGTGCAGTGAAAGCTGTCAGCCTGGCACCAGGAAGGCAACCAGGAAAGGGGAGCCCCTCTGCTGTTTCGACTGTGTGCCTTGTGCAGAGGGAGAGGTCAGCAACCACACAG aTACCATTGAGTGTTTCAAATGCCCACCCGATTTTTGGCCTAACCCAAGcagagagcagtgtgtgctgAAGGAAATTGAGTTTTTATCATATGAGGAACCTTTAGGAATCTCTTTGACATCAGTCTCAGTTTTTGGAGGGTGTATTTCAACTGCAGTTTTAGCTGTGTTCATTTACTATAGGAGCACCCCAATAGTAAGAGCCAACAATTCTGAACTGAGCTTCCTGCTGCTGCTTTCTCTAATACTCTGCTTCCTCTGCTCATTGCTGTTTATTGGTCAGCCACTACACCTCACCTGTATGCTGAGACATGTTGTGTTTGGgatcagttttgttttgtgcataTCTTGCATTCTTGTGAAAACCATTGTTGTCATCATGGCCTTCAGAGCCACACTGCCAGACAATAATGTCATGAAGTGGTTTGGTGCTGCACAACAGAGAggcactgtttttgtctttaCTGTCATCCAGGCTCTGATCTGTATCATATGGCTGAATACAGCACCACCTGTgccttttaaaaacacacagtatcaaaactcaaaaatcatttttgagtGTAATGTTGGCTCAATAACTGGATTTAGTTTCCTGCTGGGGTACATAGGCTTGCTAGCCAGTGTTTGTTTTCTGCTGGCTTTCCTTGCAAGGAACCTGCCTGATAACTTCAATGAAGCCAAGTTCATCACTTTCAGCATGCTCATCTTCTGTGCAGTTTGGATCGCTTTCATACCAGCTTATGTCAGCTCTCCTGGGAAATACTCGGACGCTGTGGAGATTTTTGCCATCTTGGCTTCAAGCTTTGGTCTCCTCATTGCGATATTTGCGCCAAAATGTTACATCATTCTGCTTCATCCAGAGAAAAATACCAAGAAAGCCCTTATGGGCAGAGCAGGCCTGAAGtaa
- the LOC102696787 gene encoding extracellular calcium-sensing receptor-like, giving the protein MAFAIEEINRNPALLPNITLGYRLYENCVNLAVALRAATALISGEDDSVTDYSCTGTPPVLAIVGDPGSTHSIAISRMLGLFRMPVVSYYATCSCLSNRKEFPSFFRTIPSDAFQVKAMVQILRHYGWTWVGVIASSDDYGQSAVKSFIEEVNKFGCIAFSETLPSVNPRMRIHQIINTIIQSTARVIVVFSSEAYFIPVAEEIVLQNITDRQWIASEAWTTSTLLLREGNFLSFGGTIGIAIRKGEIPGLKQFLLKLNPVDDSNNILINEFWEKTFDCKFQVKSNDSYTEVQSSNICTGSENIEKSKTAYSDVSELRASYNVYKAVYALAHSLHNLMSCEPGKGPFQNNSCADITTVQPWQMLHYLARVNFTTHYGDRVSFDENGDALAIYDVMNWQRADDGAVKTVTIGLFDESAPAGQQLTLNEDKIFWNMESKRPPRSVCSESCQPGTRKATRKGEPLCCFDCVPCAEGEISNQTDSVECFKCLSDFWSNPSRDQCVLKEIEFLSYEETLGISLTTISVLGACISAGVLAVFIYYRNTPVVRANNSELSFLLLLSLILCFLCSLLFIGQPLHLTCMLRHVVFGISFVLCISCILVKTIVVIMAFRATLPDNNVMKWFGTAQQRGTVFVFTVIQALICIIWLSSASPVPFKNMQYQNSKIIFQCNVESITGFSFLLGYIGLLASVCFLLAFLARNLPDNFNEAKFITFSMLIFCAVWIAFIPAYVSSPGKYSDAVEIFAILASSFGLLIAIFAPKCYIILLHPEKNTKKVLMGRAGPRK; this is encoded by the exons ATGGCTTTTGCTATTGAGGAAATAAACAGAAACCCTGCTCTTCTCCCTAACATCACACTGGGATACAGGCTGTATGAAAATTGTGTGAACCTGGCAGTGGCTCTGAGAGCAGCAACAGCTCTGATCAGCGGAGAGGATGATTCTGTCACTGACTACAGCTGTACAGGGACTCCCCCTGTCTTAGCCATTGTTGGGGACCCTGGTTCTACACATTCTATTGCCATATCAAGAATGCTGGGCCTCTTCCGTATGCCTGTG GTCAGCTATTATGCTACTTGCTCTTGCCTGAGCAACAGAAAAGAGTTCCCTTCATTCTTCAGGACAATTCCAAGTGATGCCTTTCAAGTCAAAGCCATGGTTCAAATCCTCAGGCATTATGGATGGACCTGGGTTGGTGTCATAGCAAGCAGTGATGACTATGGTCAGAGTGCTGTCAAGAGCTTTATTGAGGAGGTAAACAAGTTTGGCTGTATAGCTTTCTCAGAAACTCTCCCCAGTGTCAATCCGAGAATGAGAATACATCAGATCATCAACACCATAATCCAATCAACAGCAAGAGTTATTGTTGTCTTTTCATCAGAAGCATATTTTATTCCTGTTGCTGAAGAGATTGTTCTCCAGAACATCACTGACAGGCAGTGGATTGCAAGTGAAGCCTGGACTACCTCAACTTTATTGCTCAGAGAGGGAAACTTCCTCTCATTTGGAGGAACAATAGGAATTGCGATTCGCAAGGGAGAAATTCCAGGGCTTAAACAATTTCTCCTAAAACTTAATCCTGTTGATGACtccaataatattttaattaatgaattCTGGGAAAAAACGTTTGATTGCAAATTTCAAGTAAAATCAAATGACAGTTACACAGAGGTGCAAAGCAGTAACATCTGCACAGGAtcagaaaacattgaaaaaagcaaaactgcTTACAGTGATGTGTCAGAACTGCGGGCTTCCTACAACGTGTATAAAGCAGTGTACGCCTTGGCACACTCCCTGCACAACCTGATGTCCTGTGAGCCTGGAAAAGGGCCCTTTCAGAATAACTCCTGTGCAGACATCACAACTGTGCAGCCCTGGCAG atGCTACACTACCTGGCGAGAGTGAACTTCACTACTCACTATGGAGACAGGGTGTCCTTCGATGAGAACGGAGATGCTCTTGCAATCTATGATGTGATGAACTGGCAGAGGGCCGATGACGgggctgtgaaaacagtaacaATCGGTCTGTTTGATGAATCAGCTCCTGCTGGACAACAGCTCACTCTGAATGAAGACAAAATCTTCTGGAACATGGAATCCAAGAGA CCTCCCAGGTCTGTGTGCAGTGAAAGCTGTCAGCCTGGCACCAGGAAGGCAACCAGGAAAGGGGAGCCCCTCTGCTGTTTCGACTGTGTGCCTTGTGCAGAGGGAGAGATCAGCAATCAGACAG ATTCTGTTGAGTGTTTCAAGTGCCTGTCAGATTTCTGGTCAAATCCAAGCAGAGATCAGTGTGTGCTGAAGGAAATCGAGTTCCTTTCATATGAAGAGACTTTGGGAATCTCCTTAACAACAATCTCAGTACTTGGAGCATGTATTTCAGCTGGCGTTTTAGCTGTGTTCATTTACTACAGGAACACCCCAGTTGTAAGAGCCAACAATTCTGAACTGAGCTTCCTGCTGCTGCTTTCTCTAATACTCTGCTTCCTCTGCTCATTGCTGTTTATTGGTCAGCCACTACACCTCACCTGTATGCTGAGACATGTTGTGTTTGGAATCAGTTTTGTCTTGTGCATATCTTGCATTCTTGTGAAAACCATTGTTGTCATCATGGCCTTCAGAGCCACACTGCCAGACAATAATGTCATGAAGTGGTTTGGTACTGCACAACAGAGAGGCACAGTTTTTGTCTTTACTGTTATCCAGGCTCTGATCTGTATTATATGGCTGAGTTCAGCATCCCCTgtgccttttaaaaacatgcagtatcaaaactcaaaaatcatttttcagtGTAATGTTGAATCAATAACTGGATTTAGTTTTCTGCTGGGGTACATAGGCTTGCTAGCCAGTGTTTGCTTTCTGCTGGCTTTCCTTGCAAGGAACCTGCCTGATAACTTCAATGAAGCCAAGTTCATCACTTTCAGCATGCTCATCTTCTGTGCAGTTTGGATCGCTTTCATACCAGCTTATGTCAGCTCTCCTGGGAAATACTCGGACGCTGTGGAGATTTTTGCCATCTTGGCTTCAAGCTTTGGTCTCCTCATTGCGATATTTGCACCAAAATGTTACATCATTCTGCTTCATCctgagaaaaatacaaaaaaggttCTTATGGGAAGGGCAGGTCCAAGGAAATAG